In one Phosphitispora fastidiosa genomic region, the following are encoded:
- the tnpA gene encoding IS200/IS605 family transposase, giving the protein MDTESLAHTQWNCKYHIVFAPKYRRREIYDKIKSDIGKILRTLCNYKKVEILEANACPDHIHMLVSIPPKLSVSSFMGYLKGKSSLMIFDRHANLKYKYGNRHFWCRGYYVDTVGRNKKAIEQYIKKHLLTIVLY; this is encoded by the coding sequence ATGGATACTGAAAGTCTAGCACACACCCAATGGAATTGCAAATATCACATAGTATTTGCTCCGAAATATAGAAGACGGGAGATATACGACAAAATCAAGAGCGATATCGGAAAAATATTAAGGACATTGTGTAACTACAAGAAGGTAGAAATACTTGAGGCGAACGCTTGCCCAGACCACATACACATGCTTGTATCGATACCACCAAAACTAAGTGTATCAAGCTTCATGGGATATTTGAAAGGCAAGAGTTCGTTGATGATATTCGATAGGCACGCTAACCTGAAATACAAATACGGCAACAGGCATTTTTGGTGTCGGGGGTATTATGTGGATACAGTTGGTCGGAATAAGAAGGCGATAGAACAGTATATCAAAAAACACCTATTAACGATAGTATTATATTAG
- a CDS encoding site-specific DNA-methyltransferase — translation MDKMRMESVDMTEQNVDKIGALFPNVITEAKDENGKLKKSINFELLKQMLSDDVLDGDEAYEFTWVGKKVSIVEAGKPTRKTLRPCKEESKDWDTTENIYIEGDNLDVLKLLQESYLGKVKMVYIDPPYNTGSDFIYRDDFAQSREEYDEEAGVYDEDGYRLFKNTETNGRFHSDWCSMIYPRLVLVRNLLASDGVIFISIDDGEVAQLRKVCDEVFGSQNFVASIVWQKRTAPDMRKRISAGHDYIIVYTKNEALETDALNQLQFDEKDIQRYKNPDNDPRGPWISTDCTAQAGHGTKDQFYTYTTPKGRIIELQPGLCWRYTKKKMDEEVEAGRIWFGIDGMGVPRKKTYLSATSGKNLWTWWTHSEVGHTQEATKETASVLGASGIFNYPKPLRLLRRSVQIASTPDSLILDFFSGSATTAHAVMQLNAEDGGKRKFIMVQLPEPCDEKSEAAKAGYKNICEIGKERIRRAGEKIKEEAGLTAQDLDIGFRVLKLDSTNMKDVYYGAAEYSQSLLDDLTSNIKDDRTDLDLLYSCLLEWGLPLSLPHTSEEIGGVTVHTINDGDLIACFADNISEAVIKEIAKRQPLRALFRDSSFASSPEKINVEEIFKLLAPKTSVKVI, via the coding sequence ATGGATAAGATGCGGATGGAGTCGGTAGACATGACCGAGCAGAATGTTGATAAAATAGGGGCATTGTTCCCGAATGTGATAACCGAAGCAAAGGACGAAAACGGCAAATTGAAAAAATCAATTAACTTTGAGTTATTGAAACAAATGCTGTCTGACGACGTGCTGGACGGTGATGAAGCTTATGAATTTACCTGGGTCGGCAAAAAGGTTTCTATTGTCGAAGCCGGAAAGCCCACACGCAAAACGCTTCGCCCCTGTAAGGAAGAAAGCAAAGATTGGGATACTACAGAGAACATCTACATCGAGGGTGACAACCTCGATGTGCTGAAACTTTTGCAGGAGAGCTACCTCGGTAAGGTTAAAATGGTGTATATCGACCCGCCCTACAATACGGGGAGCGACTTCATTTACCGTGACGACTTCGCGCAAAGCCGGGAGGAGTACGACGAGGAGGCGGGCGTATACGACGAGGACGGCTATCGCCTTTTTAAAAACACCGAAACAAACGGACGCTTCCACTCCGACTGGTGCAGCATGATTTATCCACGCCTTGTGCTTGTGCGGAATCTGCTTGCATCTGATGGAGTTATTTTTATCTCCATTGATGATGGTGAAGTCGCACAATTGAGGAAGGTTTGTGATGAAGTATTCGGTTCACAGAATTTCGTGGCTTCAATTGTTTGGCAAAAAAGAACCGCGCCTGATATGCGAAAGCGCATCAGTGCAGGACACGACTATATTATCGTTTACACAAAAAATGAAGCTCTTGAAACCGACGCATTAAATCAGCTTCAATTTGACGAAAAAGATATTCAAAGATATAAAAATCCAGATAATGACCCTCGCGGTCCTTGGATCTCTACTGACTGCACTGCTCAAGCTGGGCATGGAACAAAGGATCAGTTCTACACATATACAACACCGAAAGGTAGAATTATTGAGTTACAGCCGGGATTGTGTTGGCGCTACACAAAGAAAAAAATGGACGAAGAAGTTGAAGCTGGACGGATATGGTTTGGCATAGATGGAATGGGAGTGCCTCGAAAGAAAACCTACTTATCTGCAACGTCTGGGAAAAATCTATGGACGTGGTGGACGCATTCAGAAGTAGGTCATACACAAGAAGCTACAAAAGAGACCGCTTCGGTACTCGGCGCTTCTGGTATTTTTAATTACCCAAAACCCTTACGGTTGCTGAGAAGAAGTGTCCAGATAGCATCTACCCCTGACTCTCTTATTCTCGACTTCTTTTCCGGCTCTGCCACCACTGCCCATGCAGTCATGCAACTTAACGCTGAAGACGGCGGCAAGCGTAAATTCATCATGGTTCAATTGCCCGAACCCTGTGATGAAAAAAGCGAAGCTGCCAAAGCGGGTTACAAAAATATTTGTGAAATCGGCAAAGAACGTATCCGCCGTGCTGGGGAAAAAATCAAGGAAGAAGCTGGCCTCACAGCCCAAGATCTTGACATAGGCTTCCGTGTCTTGAAGCTCGACAGCACCAATATGAAAGACGTGTACTACGGAGCTGCCGAGTATTCACAGAGCTTGCTTGATGACCTCACAAGCAATATTAAAGACGATCGTACCGATTTGGACTTGCTGTATAGCTGTTTGCTCGAATGGGGTCTGCCCCTTTCTTTGCCACACACTAGCGAGGAAATTGGCGGTGTGACGGTGCATACTATCAATGACGGAGACTTGATTGCCTGCTTTGCAGATAATATCAGCGAAGCGGTCATTAAAGAAATTGCCAAACGCCAGCCCCTCCGTGCTTTGTTCCGTGACAGCAGCTTTGCCAGTTCCCCTGAAAAAATCAATGTGGAGGAAATCTTTAAATTGCTAGCACCGAAAACAAGTGTGAAGGTGATATGA
- a CDS encoding metallophosphoesterase family protein: MRIGVVSDTHGKPDFFREAVRQMGAVDLLIHAGDHFSDAVSMSRETGIEVVAVTGNCDWHATGPAEEELDIMGYKILVTHGHRYGVKIDNTKLVQKLREGKYDLIIYGHSHCPEITHLPDGCLLNPGSVSAPRRGSSHSYAIVTIDKKGISPYIYELKRQL, translated from the coding sequence ATGCGGATTGGGGTAGTAAGTGATACTCATGGGAAGCCTGATTTTTTCCGCGAGGCTGTCAGACAAATGGGTGCAGTGGACCTGTTAATTCATGCGGGGGACCATTTCAGTGATGCTGTTAGTATGAGCAGGGAAACAGGAATCGAGGTGGTTGCGGTTACCGGTAATTGTGACTGGCATGCTACCGGCCCGGCCGAAGAGGAACTGGATATCATGGGTTATAAGATACTGGTGACTCATGGCCACAGGTATGGAGTCAAAATTGATAATACAAAACTGGTCCAGAAGCTCAGGGAAGGTAAATACGACCTCATCATTTACGGCCATTCCCATTGCCCGGAAATAACGCACCTGCCCGACGGCTGTCTCTTAAATCCCGGCAGTGTCTCAGCTCCGCGGAGAGGCAGCAGCCATTCCTATGCTATAGTTACGATTGATAAAAAAGGAATCTCACCGTATATTTATGAACTAAAGCGGCAATTATAA
- a CDS encoding DUF4391 domain-containing protein, with translation MLSLPQSTEYNKRIPKQKFYDNLSVTPELNRAFVEQISAIYWKNKLATGTLNVGPGENVTELEVFEIKLNQPSLDIRVLQLIDKEIPYHILYLMEYGGEYQAWIGYKEPSPAKADTFKVNTYYHTEWLPFDKLPLRLDGLNIDSIYDNFIRQIAGSRLTSVGESVSGAKASLRDAVERDEKRQKLLKQIAAVENKVNSEKQFNKQVKLNEELKLLKKEMERLT, from the coding sequence ATGCTATCATTGCCACAATCGACTGAATATAACAAGCGAATACCGAAGCAGAAATTTTATGATAACCTTTCTGTCACGCCGGAACTGAATCGGGCATTTGTCGAGCAAATTTCCGCTATCTATTGGAAAAACAAGCTGGCGACCGGCACATTAAATGTAGGACCAGGCGAAAATGTGACTGAGCTGGAAGTCTTTGAGATAAAGCTGAATCAGCCAAGCCTTGATATACGAGTTTTACAGTTGATTGACAAAGAGATACCGTACCACATTCTCTATCTGATGGAATATGGCGGTGAATATCAGGCATGGATTGGGTATAAGGAACCCAGCCCTGCTAAAGCGGATACATTCAAGGTCAACACCTATTATCATACCGAGTGGCTGCCCTTTGATAAACTTCCTCTCCGGCTGGATGGACTGAACATTGACTCAATTTACGATAATTTCATACGACAGATAGCCGGATCACGGCTGACTTCTGTAGGAGAATCCGTGTCCGGAGCGAAAGCAAGCTTAAGAGATGCTGTCGAGCGTGATGAAAAGCGGCAAAAGCTGCTAAAGCAGATTGCAGCCGTAGAAAACAAAGTCAACTCAGAAAAACAGTTTAATAAACAGGTGAAGCTTAATGAAGAGCTGAAACTGCTGAAAAAGGAAATGGAGAGATTGACTTGA
- a CDS encoding type III restriction-modification system endonuclease yields MKLQFKHQKFQADAAKAVCDVFAGQPYLTPTYMVDKGIDNAPQMSMTFEKNFIGWGNQRLVPELNENIILENLNKVQRSNQIEPSKQLEGRYNLTIEMETGVGKTYTYIKTMYELNKRYGWSKFIVIVPSVAIREGVFKSFQITQDHFAGDYGKKIRFFIYNSAQLTEIDRFASDSAINVMIINSQAFNAKGKDARRIYMKLDEFRSRRPIDIIAKTNPILIIDEPQSVEGKQTKERLKEFNPFITLRYSATHKKDNLYNMVYRLDAMEAYNKKLVKKIAAKGISVTGSTATEGYLYLACLYLSGDKAPTAALEFDVKGATGVRKVTRRITEGYNLFANSGELEEYKNGYTVKAIDGRDNSVSFINGIKIFAGDVIGAVSEEQLRRIQIRETILSHFERERQLFYKGIKVLSLFFIDEVAKYKQYDASGNPMNGIYGEMFEEEYLAIIDSMQREIGDEDYMKYLISIPAAATHQGYFSIDKNKKTGQERFVDSKLERGSTESSDSNAYDLIMKNKERLLDRKEPVRFIFSHSALREGWDNPNVFQICTLKQSGSDVRKRQEVGRGLRLSVNQSGERMDTNLLGEDVHNINVLTVIANESYDSFAKGLQTELAEAVADRPRMVTIDLFKNKVIKDKAGAEQVVDMDMAQLIYEGLISNGYIKKGILTDKYYEDKKNGKIEIAEEVQDCTESIVAILDSIYDSRAMLPENARDKNIELRIDKKKLEMAAFKKLWEQINIRSAYVVAFDTDELIKKSIAALNKDLRVSKIFFKVQYGTLIDIKSKADLQNGVAFVKETGELAAAQLSSNSSVKYDLIGKVVAETGLTRAAVVRVLKGIEKSVFEQFKNNPEEFIIKASNLINEQKATVIIQHITYDKMDAVYDTSIFTEPTMKGCLGINAMAAKKHLYDHILYDSANERDFAENLDTSEEVAVYVKLPNGFYITTPVGKYNPDWAIAFNEGKVKHIYFVAETKGSMSSMQLRMIEEAKISCAREHFKAISTDNVKYDVVDSYEALMNKVMR; encoded by the coding sequence ATGAAACTTCAATTCAAACATCAGAAGTTCCAGGCGGACGCTGCCAAGGCTGTTTGTGATGTATTTGCCGGACAGCCGTATCTTACTCCGACTTATATGGTGGATAAAGGCATTGATAATGCTCCACAAATGAGTATGACCTTTGAAAAGAACTTTATCGGCTGGGGCAATCAGCGTTTAGTGCCGGAACTGAATGAAAACATTATACTGGAGAATCTTAATAAGGTTCAAAGAAGCAATCAAATTGAGCCGTCCAAACAGTTGGAAGGGCGATACAATCTGACTATTGAAATGGAAACAGGTGTAGGCAAAACTTATACTTATATTAAAACGATGTATGAGTTGAACAAGCGATATGGCTGGAGCAAGTTTATAGTCATTGTCCCCAGCGTTGCCATCCGTGAAGGCGTGTTCAAGTCCTTCCAAATCACGCAGGACCATTTTGCCGGGGATTATGGGAAAAAGATACGCTTTTTTATTTATAATTCGGCTCAACTGACAGAGATCGACAGGTTCGCAAGCGATAGTGCCATCAATGTCATGATTATCAACTCCCAGGCATTCAACGCCAAAGGCAAGGATGCGCGACGCATCTACATGAAACTGGATGAGTTCAGAAGCCGCCGTCCCATTGATATAATTGCCAAGACGAACCCTATCCTTATCATCGACGAACCGCAGTCCGTGGAAGGCAAGCAGACCAAAGAGCGTTTGAAAGAGTTTAACCCTTTCATCACGCTCCGCTACTCGGCTACGCACAAAAAGGACAACCTTTATAACATGGTTTATCGTCTGGATGCTATGGAAGCATACAACAAAAAGCTGGTCAAAAAGATTGCAGCTAAGGGCATTTCTGTCACCGGCAGTACGGCAACAGAAGGTTATCTGTATTTGGCGTGTTTATACCTGTCAGGCGACAAGGCTCCAACGGCGGCCTTGGAATTCGACGTTAAAGGGGCAACGGGAGTCCGCAAGGTCACACGCAGAATAACAGAAGGCTACAATTTGTTTGCAAACTCCGGGGAGTTGGAAGAGTATAAGAACGGGTATACGGTAAAGGCCATCGATGGGCGTGATAATTCGGTGAGCTTCATCAATGGAATAAAAATATTTGCCGGAGATGTCATTGGGGCTGTCAGCGAAGAACAGCTGCGCCGTATCCAAATCCGGGAAACTATCCTTTCGCATTTTGAGCGGGAACGCCAGCTTTTCTATAAGGGGATTAAGGTACTTTCTCTGTTTTTCATTGATGAGGTTGCAAAGTACAAACAATATGACGCTTCCGGTAATCCGATGAATGGTATTTATGGAGAAATGTTTGAGGAAGAATACCTAGCAATCATTGACTCCATGCAAAGAGAAATCGGGGATGAGGACTACATGAAGTATCTCATTTCCATTCCTGCCGCTGCCACTCATCAAGGGTATTTCTCTATCGATAAGAATAAGAAAACCGGACAAGAACGCTTCGTTGACAGCAAGCTTGAGCGCGGCTCTACCGAATCATCAGACAGCAACGCCTACGATCTCATTATGAAGAACAAGGAACGTTTGCTTGACCGCAAAGAACCTGTACGGTTCATCTTTTCTCATTCGGCGCTTCGTGAAGGCTGGGATAACCCGAATGTATTCCAAATCTGTACACTGAAACAAAGCGGCTCTGATGTGAGAAAACGTCAGGAAGTGGGACGTGGACTTCGCTTATCCGTTAACCAAAGCGGGGAGCGTATGGATACCAATTTATTGGGTGAGGACGTTCATAATATCAATGTGCTAACCGTCATTGCTAACGAAAGCTATGACAGCTTCGCAAAAGGATTGCAGACAGAACTTGCCGAAGCGGTGGCTGACAGACCTCGTATGGTCACGATTGACCTGTTTAAGAACAAGGTCATCAAAGATAAAGCCGGAGCAGAACAGGTTGTTGACATGGATATGGCACAGTTGATCTATGAGGGATTGATATCAAATGGCTACATAAAGAAAGGCATACTAACCGACAAATACTACGAGGATAAGAAAAACGGGAAGATTGAGATTGCAGAGGAAGTACAGGACTGCACAGAGTCTATTGTAGCTATTCTTGACTCTATCTATGACAGCCGTGCAATGCTGCCGGAAAACGCCCGTGACAAAAATATCGAACTGCGGATTGACAAAAAGAAACTTGAAATGGCTGCATTTAAAAAGCTGTGGGAACAAATCAACATAAGGTCTGCTTATGTGGTTGCTTTTGATACCGATGAATTGATTAAGAAATCTATCGCTGCGCTGAACAAGGACTTGCGTGTTTCAAAGATTTTTTTTAAGGTTCAGTATGGCACTTTGATTGATATTAAATCAAAAGCGGACTTGCAGAATGGAGTGGCGTTTGTTAAGGAAACGGGAGAATTGGCAGCTGCACAGCTATCATCTAACAGCAGCGTGAAATATGATCTCATTGGGAAGGTTGTCGCAGAAACTGGACTCACCCGTGCTGCCGTTGTACGTGTTTTAAAAGGGATTGAAAAATCTGTGTTTGAGCAGTTCAAAAACAATCCCGAGGAATTTATCATCAAGGCTTCCAATCTAATCAATGAACAAAAGGCAACAGTGATTATTCAGCACATCACATATGACAAGATGGATGCCGTATATGACACGTCCATCTTTACAGAACCCACGATGAAAGGTTGTCTCGGAATCAACGCTATGGCTGCAAAGAAACACCTGTATGACCATATCCTCTATGACTCTGCCAACGAAAGGGACTTTGCCGAAAATCTTGATACAAGTGAAGAAGTTGCTGTGTATGTAAAGCTGCCGAATGGCTTTTATATCACTACTCCGGTTGGCAAATATAATCCCGATTGGGCGATAGCTTTCAACGAAGGGAAAGTGAAGCATATCTATTTCGTGGCTGAAACCAAAGGGTCCATGTCTTCTATGCAGCTCAGAATGATTGAGGAAGCAAAAATCAGTTGTGCAAGAGAACACTTCAAAGCTATCAGCACAGATAATGTGAAGTATGATGTGGTTGACAGTTATGAGGCACTTATGAATAAAGTGATGCGATAA
- a CDS encoding virulence RhuM family protein, which translates to MKNKRSNEITIRSSAAEYLTFIAATGQSGVEVIYADENVWLTQKMLATLYGVEVNTVNYHLRKIFRDAELQEESVIRNFRITASDGKEYDTKHYSLEAIIAVGNKVNSSRAVQFRKWANKIIKDYAVQGWVMDVDRLKNGGSILTEEYFEKQLAIIREIRMSERKFYQKITDIYSTAMDYDKNAKTTREFFAAVQNKLHWAIHGHTAAELIVERASHQKEHMGLKTWEAAPDGKIQKFDVSVAKNYLDAEELDALERIVTMYLDYAELQATRKIPMTMEDWKKRLDAFLQFTQYDILHNAGKVTAEIAKAFAESEFEKYRIIQDRLFKSDFDVFLALEQEVHDKK; encoded by the coding sequence ATGAAAAACAAAAGATCGAACGAAATAACGATACGCAGTTCCGCTGCTGAGTATTTGACATTTATTGCGGCAACAGGTCAAAGTGGTGTTGAGGTTATATATGCGGATGAAAATGTATGGCTTACTCAAAAAATGCTTGCGACACTTTACGGTGTGGAAGTCAATACCGTGAACTATCATTTAAGGAAAATTTTTCGTGATGCCGAATTACAGGAGGAATCAGTTATTCGAAATTTTCGAATAACTGCCTCGGATGGGAAGGAATACGATACCAAGCATTATTCACTCGAAGCAATTATCGCTGTAGGAAACAAAGTTAATTCTTCACGAGCAGTCCAATTTCGCAAATGGGCGAACAAAATTATTAAGGATTATGCCGTTCAAGGCTGGGTGATGGATGTTGACCGTCTTAAAAACGGCGGTTCGATTTTGACAGAAGAATATTTTGAGAAACAGCTCGCTATTATCAGAGAAATCAGAATGAGCGAGCGGAAATTTTATCAAAAAATCACCGATATTTATTCAACGGCAATGGACTACGACAAAAACGCAAAAACTACCCGGGAATTTTTTGCTGCCGTGCAAAACAAGCTGCATTGGGCAATCCACGGTCATACGGCGGCAGAACTTATAGTAGAACGGGCAAGCCATCAAAAAGAACATATGGGGCTAAAAACATGGGAAGCCGCACCTGACGGTAAAATACAGAAGTTTGACGTTTCAGTGGCAAAGAATTATTTAGATGCTGAGGAGCTTGATGCTTTGGAGCGAATTGTTACTATGTATCTTGACTATGCAGAATTACAAGCTACAAGAAAAATCCCGATGACGATGGAGGACTGGAAAAAGCGGCTGGACGCATTTTTGCAGTTTACTCAATACGATATTCTTCATAATGCCGGAAAGGTTACGGCAGAGATTGCCAAAGCCTTTGCGGAAAGCGAGTTTGAAAAATATCGCATCATACAGGACAGGCTTTTCAAAAGTGATTTTGACGTATTTCTTGCATTGGAGCAGGAGGTGCATGACAAAAAATGA
- a CDS encoding helicase-related protein has translation MQVFDNISKIVKDDLEVELKKNSCLSIAAACFSIYAFQELKEQLEGLDELRFIFTSPTFTTEKAKKEKREFYIPRLSRERSLYGTEFEVKLRNELTQKAVARECAEWIRKKAIFKSNVTNENMGGFLNITSSGSAITYMPLGGFTTVDIGCERGNNSYNMVTKLESPLSQEFIRLFDNLWSDIDKLQEVTDEVIENITVAYNENSANFIYFVTLYNIFNEFLDDISEDVLPNEATGFKESKIWNLLYDFQKDAALAIINKLEKYHGCILADSVGLGKTFTSIAVIKYYENRNKSALVLCPKKLGDNWDTYKENYVNNPIASDRLNYDVLYHTDLSRSYGKSNALDLDRLNWGNYDLVVIDESHNFRNGGQFSGEDGEKENRYLKLLNKVVRAGVKTKVLMLSATPVNNRFNDLKNQLALAYEGNAKLINDKLNTAKPIDEIFRNAQKVFNMWSKLDLADQKTAKLLKMLDFDFFEVLDNVTIARSRKHIEKYYNTEEIGKFPERLKPISLYPCLTDLGSAINYNQIYECLMQLNLAVYIPSNYIFPSKMDKYMDMTRNKGAGLTQVGREQGIRRLMSINLLKRLESSVYSFSLTLSRMKQFIEKTIESIDEFENNGTTLLDMVDITESTDLDLDDQNTDFFSVGKKVKIDLVDMDYKSWRDELVQDADTLELLTLMIDDITPEHDTKLQTLFEILAKKLEQPINDNNKKVLIFTAFSDTAEYLYSNVSKFIKSDFGLDTAMITGSVDGKTTIPKFRVTLNNVLTCFSPVSKDKALLMPDSNDSIDILIATDCISEGQNLQDCDYLINYDIHWNPVRIIQRFGRIDRIGSRNNYIQLVNFWPDLSLDEYINLKSRVEIRMKISVMTSTGDDDPLNAEEQGDLEYRKQQLKRLQEEVVDIEDMSSSISIMDLGLNEFRLDLLDYIKNNPDLDKTPFGMHAIVPAAEDAPAGVIYVLKNINGGVNIDNQNRLHPFYMVYISNEGDVIYDHLSPKELLDKMRFLCKSKVEPDDELCKDFNKETKDGKDMHKYSELLGDAVKSIIDVKEAGDIDSLFRSGGTSALLSEVTGLDDFELICFLVVK, from the coding sequence ATGCAAGTTTTTGATAATATCTCGAAAATCGTAAAAGATGATTTGGAAGTGGAACTCAAAAAGAATAGCTGCTTATCTATTGCCGCGGCTTGTTTTTCTATCTATGCTTTTCAGGAGCTCAAAGAACAACTGGAAGGGCTTGACGAGCTTCGCTTCATCTTCACATCCCCTACGTTCACAACGGAGAAAGCCAAGAAAGAAAAGCGTGAATTTTACATACCACGTTTATCCCGTGAAAGAAGCCTTTACGGAACAGAATTTGAAGTCAAGCTTCGAAACGAACTGACACAAAAAGCCGTTGCCAGGGAATGTGCAGAATGGATACGTAAAAAGGCAATATTTAAGTCTAATGTTACTAATGAGAACATGGGCGGTTTTCTTAACATCACTTCAAGCGGCAGTGCGATAACCTATATGCCGCTGGGCGGCTTTACGACAGTTGATATAGGCTGCGAGCGTGGAAACAACAGCTATAACATGGTAACAAAACTGGAGTCCCCTTTAAGTCAGGAATTTATCCGTCTGTTTGATAATCTTTGGAGTGATATCGATAAATTGCAGGAAGTCACGGATGAGGTAATTGAAAATATCACTGTTGCTTACAATGAAAATTCCGCTAATTTCATATATTTTGTGACCTTGTATAACATCTTCAATGAGTTTCTTGATGATATTTCCGAGGATGTATTGCCCAATGAAGCGACTGGCTTCAAGGAAAGCAAGATTTGGAATCTCCTATATGATTTCCAAAAAGACGCTGCTCTTGCCATTATCAATAAACTTGAGAAGTACCATGGCTGCATCCTTGCTGACAGTGTTGGACTGGGTAAGACATTTACCTCTATTGCCGTAATTAAATATTATGAAAACAGAAATAAGTCAGCCCTTGTCCTATGCCCCAAGAAATTGGGTGACAACTGGGATACATATAAGGAGAATTATGTGAATAACCCTATTGCATCTGACAGGCTTAATTATGATGTGCTCTATCATACGGATCTCTCGCGCAGTTATGGAAAATCAAACGCCTTGGATTTAGACCGTTTGAATTGGGGAAATTATGATCTGGTTGTTATTGACGAATCACATAATTTCCGTAATGGCGGTCAATTTTCAGGTGAAGATGGCGAAAAAGAAAATCGTTACTTGAAACTGCTCAATAAAGTGGTTCGTGCCGGAGTGAAGACAAAGGTGCTTATGCTTTCTGCAACTCCCGTAAATAACAGGTTCAATGACCTCAAAAATCAGCTGGCTCTTGCTTACGAGGGCAACGCAAAGCTCATAAATGATAAACTGAACACAGCTAAGCCTATCGATGAAATATTCAGAAACGCACAAAAAGTCTTCAATATGTGGAGCAAACTTGACCTGGCTGATCAAAAGACAGCTAAACTGCTAAAAATGCTGGACTTTGATTTTTTTGAGGTACTGGACAACGTAACTATAGCCCGTTCAAGAAAGCATATTGAAAAATACTATAATACAGAGGAAATTGGCAAGTTCCCTGAAAGACTCAAACCCATTTCCCTTTATCCTTGTTTAACGGATTTAGGCTCTGCCATTAACTATAATCAAATATATGAGTGTCTGATGCAGCTCAACCTGGCAGTATATATTCCATCAAACTATATCTTCCCCAGTAAGATGGACAAGTATATGGATATGACCCGCAATAAAGGTGCAGGCCTTACGCAAGTCGGGCGTGAACAAGGTATTAGACGATTGATGAGCATAAATCTCCTGAAGCGTCTGGAAAGTTCGGTTTACTCATTCAGTCTTACTCTTTCGCGCATGAAACAATTCATTGAAAAAACCATTGAAAGCATTGATGAATTCGAAAATAACGGCACGACTTTGCTTGATATGGTTGACATCACCGAGAGCACAGACTTGGATCTAGATGACCAGAACACCGACTTTTTCTCAGTTGGCAAAAAGGTAAAAATCGATCTTGTAGATATGGACTATAAGAGCTGGCGGGATGAGTTGGTACAGGACGCTGATACCTTGGAACTATTGACTTTGATGATTGACGACATTACACCGGAACATGATACAAAGCTCCAGACCCTGTTTGAAATCCTTGCAAAGAAACTGGAGCAGCCCATTAATGACAACAACAAGAAAGTTTTGATATTCACCGCATTTTCGGACACCGCCGAATACTTGTACAGCAATGTGAGCAAGTTCATTAAAAGCGACTTCGGGCTGGACACCGCAATGATAACCGGTTCTGTGGATGGCAAAACCACCATTCCAAAGTTTAGGGTCACTCTGAATAATGTCTTGACCTGTTTTTCACCTGTCTCAAAGGATAAGGCGTTGCTCATGCCGGATTCGAATGACAGCATTGATATTCTAATTGCTACCGATTGCATCTCCGAAGGTCAGAATTTGCAGGACTGCGACTATTTGATAAACTATGACATTCATTGGAACCCTGTGCGTATCATACAGCGCTTCGGACGTATCGACCGCATCGGAAGCCGTAACAACTATATCCAGCTTGTAAACTTCTGGCCTGACTTGTCGCTTGACGAATACATAAACCTAAAAAGCCGAGTGGAAATTCGGATGAAAATCTCGGTGATGACCTCCACAGGGGATGATGACCCTCTCAATGCCGAGGAACAGGGAGATTTGGAATACCGCAAACAGCAGCTCAAACGCTTGCAGGAAGAAGTTGTTGACATTGAGGATATGTCCAGCAGTATTTCCATTATGGATTTGGGACTCAATGAATTCAGACTGGATTTGCTGGACTACATTAAAAACAATCCTGATTTGGACAAGACCCCATTTGGTATGCACGCTATCGTTCCGGCAGCGGAAGACGCTCCTGCCGGAGTAATCTATGTGTTAAAAAACATCAACGGCGGTGTGAACATCGACAACCAGAACAGATTGCACCCGTTTTATATGGTTTACATATCAAATGAAGGCGATGTTATCTATGATCACCTTTCACCGAAGGAATTGCTGGATAAAATGCGATTTCTCTGCAAGAGCAAGGTGGAGCCGGACGATGAACTCTGCAAAGACTTCAACAAAGAAACCAAAGACGGAAAGGATATGCATAAGTATTCCGAACTCTTAGGTGACGCTGTCAAGTCCATTATTGACGTAAAAGAAGCAGGCGACATTGACAGCTTGTTCCGCAGCGGCGGCACTTCGGCTTTGTTGTCAGAAGTGACTGGCTTGGATGATTTTGAGCTGATTTGTTTCCTGGTTGTAAAATAA